In a single window of the Mustela nigripes isolate SB6536 chromosome 17, MUSNIG.SB6536, whole genome shotgun sequence genome:
- the PRSS54 gene encoding LOW QUALITY PROTEIN: inactive serine protease 54 (The sequence of the model RefSeq protein was modified relative to this genomic sequence to represent the inferred CDS: deleted 1 base in 1 codon) — protein sequence MVSAAVRFGDGRMRGMLLVLLYVSHSSASCGIQKASVIETSEEGLVNDKEFPWVVSLQDSQYTHLAFGSILSEFWIISIASILQNRKNVIVIVGIAKMDAKVISHEEYPVNTIIIHEDFDNETMTNNIALLKTDTAIEFSSLVQPICFLGRKLHVSPVLRNCWVAGWNPTSATGNHMTMSILRKISVKDIDLCPLHRIKKTGCGNHVEQETDAVCLGDPGNPMMCQLQKLNMWVLTGILSHGGEKCPGLFLYIKVEDYSDWIMSKTKKTSRPLSSFHHWEESFPFPSYSSHVIMTPKKHSGLGQGEWSQTYMQGHIKVTSHTLPTLPTLPTFPALPTNSSRKSLVMGEKGLGELGRSSVMAAQPMYYDYYGEAGDSGGSTSGQNRLHWPQEIILFFSVLVFFCNGI from the exons ATGGTGTCCGCTGCAGTTCGCTTTGGGGATGGCAGA ATGCGAGGGATGCTCCTAGTTCTGCTGTACGTCTCGCACTCTTCCGCCA GTTGTGGCATCCAGAAAGCCAGCGTTATAGAAACTTCCGAGGAGGGTTTGGTCAACGACAAGGAATTCCCGTGGGTGGTGTCACTGCAGGATTCCCAGTACACCCACCTGGCTTTTGGCAGCATCCTTAGTGAGTTCTGGATCATCAGCATCGCATCCATCTTGCAGAACAG gAAGAACGTCATCGTTATAGTTGGTATAGCTAAGATGGATGCCAAAGTGATTTCTCATGAAGAGTATCCAGTCAACACCATCATCATCCATGAGGATTTTGATAATGAAACCATGACGAATAACATAGCCCTCCTGAAGACAGACACGGCAATAGAGTTCAGCAGCCTGGTCCAGCCCATCTGCTTCCTCGGCAGAAAGCTGCATGTGTCCCCAGTCTTGCGGAATTGCTGGGTGGCAGGATGGAATCCCACGTCCGCA ACAGGAAATCACATGACGATGAGTATCCTGAGGAAAATCTCCGTGAAAGACATCGACCTGTGTCCTTTACACAGAATCAAGAAAACAGGATGTGGCAATCACGTAGAGCAGGAAACTGATGCTGTCTGCTTG GGGGACCCAGGAAACCCAATGATGTGCCAGCTCCAGAAACTGAACATGTGGGTGCTGACAGGAATCTTGTCCCACGGTGGTGAGAAATGCCCCGGCCTATTTCTGTACATCAAGGTGGAAGACTATAGCGACTGGATTATGTCCAAGACTAAGAAAACCAGCCgtcccctctcttccttccaccACTGGGAGGAATCATTTCCTTTCCCCAGCTACTCATCCCATGTCATCATGACGCCGAAAAAACACTCCGGGCTGGGCCAGGGTGAATGGTCCCAAACATACATGCAAGGACATATAAAGGTCACCTCTCACACATTGCCAACATTGCCAACTTTGCCAACATTTCCAGCATTGCCAACAAACAGCTCTAGAAAGAGTCTAGTCATGGGGGAGAAAGGGTTAGGGGAATTAGGCAGGTCTTCTGTTATGGCCGCACAACCCATGTACTATGACTATTACGGGGAGGCTGGGGACAGCGGTGGGTCTACTTCAGGTCAGAACAGGTTACATTGGCCCCAAGAAATtatcttgtttttctctgtgcTGGTTTTCTTTTGCAACGGTATCTAG